The DNA segment ACCCTGGGGGATGCCCAGAGGCTTCCTAGACCTGCACTCAGGCAGACAAGCATGTGGCTGGGTGGCCACCAGCAGACATCTGGCCGCCTCAGGAGGCTCTTCCTGAGTCTAAAGAGAATCCAGTTCCAAATTCCCACTTTCTCTGCTGAAAGTTACAGTGTGGTCATAATTGCACGCTCTCATGGACCCACATCCCAACCGAGTGACAATGACGCCACAGCCACTCAGCCTCTAGCTGGCTCTACTCCTGCTGCCTTAGGATCCCTGCTGGGCCTGCACCCCCCCACCCCGAGACACCAGCTGTGCCCAGATGGCCCCTGCTGGCACTCACTGTGCCCCAGGCCTTCCTGGCAGGGGTTCCTGCTGCCACTCCCCAGGAGTGTCCCGTTCCCTCCCAGCACCCCAATGGGATGCACACCAACAACTTCTCTGACACGTGAATAATTCACCTAGTGTGGGGCCAGGCTCATGAAGACCTCCCCAAGCCTGCCAGAGAGGTGGTCAGGAAAGTCCCGGGTCGGGAGATGGATGTGCCATCTCACACGGAGAAACGGGGGCAGAGCCAGGTGCTGGTTGGACACCCCTCAGAACTTGGCTGGAGGGGACGGGAGAGGAAAATAGTGTCACAGCCTAGGCAGGGCACAGCCTGGGGGCCGGAATGAGTTGGGGagtgagaggaaaggagaggcaaGGCGGGAGGAAGGCTGCCCAAGTTACCGAGTCTGAGGCCAAGTTCCAGAAGCGGCAGCATTCTCTCTGCCAGGCGGGGGGAGCCACCGGCCGGAGCAGGGAACTCCACCTGGCCAGGCTTCACACCGCATGCTGTGTCCCACCTGGGAGGGCCCATCCCTTCCCTTCCACCCCACCCTCAGGACCCACAGGGATGCATCACACCAGAAGGGACTTGACAAGGCCACAGTGAAACTTGCGGACGTGGCGGTAGAGGTCTCCAGACTGCGTGAAACGGCGCTCACACCACCGGCAGGCATGCGGCTTCTCTCGAGTGTGCACTACGGTGTGGCGGCTCAGGTTGTGGGAGTACTGAAAACTTTTGCCACACTGCACACACGTATAGGGCTTCTCACCCGAGTGTGTCCGCTCGTGCCTCTTCAGTGTGTACGTGCACGAGAAGGTCTTCCCACAGAGCGGGCAAGTGGGTGCCACGCCGTTGGGGGACAGCCGGGCCCGGGTGCTGTCTCGCTCACGGAAGTGGGCACTGAGGTGCAGCTGCAGCACGTGGGAGCTGGGAAACAGCTTGCTGCACAACGGGCAGATGCAGAGGGGCCCACCAGGCCCCAGCTCGTCCTCACTCGCCAGTCGCCCTGCATCCAGCTCCAGCTCCCGGCTGCCTTCTCCGCTGACAGGCAGCGGCTGCAAGCCGACCACCAGGCCCTTGGCTGCAGGAACAGGAGGTGGCTTCGGGGGACTGTGGGGGCTCCTAGAACTGCTGCATTCCTCCTGTTCGCACAGTGAGTCCCGCTCGTCCTTCACCAGTGGCTGGGCCCCTGGCTGCATCTGGCTGCAGAGGGGTGTCTGGAGGACGCACGGTGGGTGGACCCGCTCCTGCCTTGGGCCAGACTTCAGCGACAGGTCTAGGGCCTGGTCTGACTCTTCTGGGACCTGGCAGGGAGGAGGCCCAGATGCTCGAGGAGGGAGGGCAGCCTTGACCCCAAAAGCGGGGAGCTTGGCCTT comes from the Symphalangus syndactylus isolate Jambi chromosome 8, NHGRI_mSymSyn1-v2.1_pri, whole genome shotgun sequence genome and includes:
- the ZBTB42 gene encoding zinc finger and BTB domain-containing protein 42, yielding MEFPEHGGRLLGRLRQQRELGFLCDCTVLVGDARFPAHRAVLAACSVYFHLFYRDRPAGSRDTVRLNGDIVTAPAFGRLLDFMYEGRLDLRSLPVEDVLAAASYLHMYDIVKVCKGRLQEKDRSLDPGNPAPGAEPPQPPCPWPVWTADLCPAARKAKLPAFGVKAALPPRASGPPPCQVPEESDQALDLSLKSGPRQERVHPPCVLQTPLCSQMQPGAQPLVKDERDSLCEQEECSSSRSPHSPPKPPPVPAAKGLVVGLQPLPVSGEGSRELELDAGRLASEDELGPGGPLCICPLCSKLFPSSHVLQLHLSAHFRERDSTRARLSPNGVAPTCPLCGKTFSCTYTLKRHERTHSGEKPYTCVQCGKSFQYSHNLSRHTVVHTREKPHACRWCERRFTQSGDLYRHVRKFHCGLVKSLLV